Proteins from a single region of Paenibacillus sp. BIHB 4019:
- a CDS encoding helix-turn-helix domain-containing protein, with protein sequence MSDEGNKPQLCHTIFYRLAAIQYRNVKNGQEQVLPTADEHIIMIVTGGTGTLYVNSEQHALGHGACFIFGPGTRMEFAAGGFEGGEEGLSFYYIAFDGIGAEPGKASFPCLGEVSCKPFSYCISELQALHDKREVEDELEAFRHAIRFQQLLLFIMQQNLSLRSESGERRAMEQSIAHIRQNFREELTVDRLADHAGIVRWRYSRLFKELTGEIPLHYLNGVRVEQAKKMLASTDERLFSIAQSVGYSNEYYFSRRFKQSVGLTPGQYRRHQRENIRVFAPFIEDYLLALGIRPIMQFSHDHWGRQEYLGLDDVPEFNVVTDNEATLSGFAPEFILMDTGIERWGMDKLASLAPSIQLSYKGEEWRTTLHSIADLLGKAEEVSPVIADYENKAAAAKAKLLRVVKRQTVACLRLSADRVQLYGGPDHGYTGPVLYRDLGLSPHALVEKLAKGLRFVELTMEELALLDADHLFITIDPTAGRQIELLHSPLWRSLPAVRSGSVHEVDFLSWMNYGVLSHHRKIDDVLRVLC encoded by the coding sequence TTGAGCGACGAGGGGAATAAGCCGCAGCTGTGCCATACGATTTTCTATAGGCTGGCTGCGATACAATATAGGAACGTAAAAAATGGGCAGGAGCAGGTGCTGCCCACCGCTGATGAACATATCATCATGATCGTGACGGGTGGAACGGGAACGCTGTACGTGAATAGCGAGCAGCATGCTCTGGGCCATGGCGCCTGTTTTATTTTTGGCCCGGGTACGAGGATGGAGTTTGCAGCTGGCGGATTTGAGGGCGGAGAAGAGGGGCTGTCGTTCTACTATATTGCCTTTGATGGAATTGGAGCGGAACCGGGGAAAGCCTCCTTTCCATGCCTGGGCGAGGTATCCTGCAAGCCTTTCTCCTACTGCATAAGTGAGCTGCAGGCGCTCCATGATAAGCGGGAGGTGGAGGACGAGCTGGAGGCTTTCCGTCATGCGATCCGTTTTCAGCAGCTTTTATTGTTCATCATGCAGCAAAACTTGTCTCTGCGCTCAGAAAGCGGCGAAAGGCGAGCGATGGAACAGTCCATTGCCCATATTCGGCAAAACTTCCGGGAAGAGCTGACGGTAGACAGGCTTGCTGACCATGCAGGCATCGTGCGCTGGCGCTATTCCCGTCTTTTCAAGGAGCTGACGGGCGAAATTCCGCTGCATTATTTGAATGGCGTACGTGTGGAGCAGGCGAAAAAAATGCTGGCAAGCACGGATGAACGGCTGTTCAGCATCGCGCAAAGCGTCGGCTACAGCAATGAATATTATTTTAGCCGCCGCTTCAAGCAGTCGGTTGGCCTTACACCAGGCCAATATCGCCGCCATCAGCGGGAAAATATTCGGGTCTTTGCTCCTTTCATCGAGGATTATTTGCTTGCGCTTGGCATTAGGCCCATCATGCAGTTCTCCCATGATCATTGGGGGCGGCAGGAATATCTTGGCCTCGATGATGTGCCAGAATTTAATGTGGTTACCGATAACGAAGCGACCTTATCTGGCTTTGCACCGGAATTTATTTTGATGGATACGGGCATTGAACGTTGGGGCATGGACAAGCTCGCCAGCCTTGCACCGAGCATTCAGCTTTCCTATAAAGGCGAGGAATGGCGTACAACGCTGCACAGCATTGCGGATTTGCTCGGAAAGGCTGAGGAAGTAAGCCCTGTTATTGCTGATTATGAAAATAAAGCGGCTGCCGCAAAGGCAAAGCTGCTGCGGGTGGTGAAGCGGCAGACGGTCGCCTGTTTGCGTTTGTCAGCCGATAGAGTGCAGTTATATGGCGGTCCTGATCATGGCTACACCGGCCCGGTGCTTTACCGCGATTTAGGACTGAGCCCGCATGCGCTCGTAGAGAAACTGGCTAAAGGGCTGCGGTTCGTTGAGCTGACGATGGAGGAGCTGGCGCTGCTTGACGCTGACCATTTGTTTATTACAATTGATCCGACTGCAGGCAGGCAGATCGAGCTGCTGCATTCGCCGCTCTGGCGGTCGCTGCCCGCTGTGCGCAGCGGCAGCGTGCATGAGGTCGATTTTTTGTCGTGGATGAATTATGGCGTGCTGTCCCATCATCGAAAAATCGACGATGTGCTGCGCGTATTGTGTTAA
- a CDS encoding GNAT family N-acetyltransferase yields the protein MAKETYRIRDAVQEDLPGIVAIYNSTVASRQVTADLEPSTVEAKQAWFDEHAPDTRPLWVVEEDGELLAWFSFQSFYGRPAYQATAEISIYIAEQHRARGLGSMLLKHALEACPALHIRTLLGFIFAHNAPSLGLLGKFGFEQWAYMPKVAELDGVERDLVIMGLRVGERAKGEK from the coding sequence ATGGCAAAGGAAACGTATCGAATTCGCGATGCCGTGCAAGAGGATTTGCCCGGCATTGTAGCTATATATAATTCAACGGTTGCGTCGCGCCAGGTGACGGCAGATTTGGAGCCTTCAACGGTGGAAGCGAAGCAGGCTTGGTTTGACGAGCATGCGCCGGATACCCGGCCGCTTTGGGTGGTGGAAGAGGACGGGGAGCTGCTGGCTTGGTTCAGCTTTCAGTCCTTTTATGGCCGTCCTGCTTATCAGGCGACAGCCGAAATCAGCATCTACATAGCGGAGCAGCATCGTGCGCGCGGATTGGGAAGCATGCTGCTGAAGCATGCGCTTGAGGCATGTCCGGCGCTGCATATTCGGACGCTGCTCGGCTTTATTTTTGCCCACAATGCTCCTAGCCTTGGCTTGCTCGGCAAGTTCGGCTTTGAGCAATGGGCGTACATGCCGAAAGTGGCGGAGCTGGATGGGGTGGAGCGCGATTTGGTTATTATGGGGCTCCGAGTTGGAGAAAGGGCGAAAGGGGAAAAATGA
- a CDS encoding ABC transporter substrate-binding protein: MKLAKKGMMLALTAFMGVSLAGCGTAASNGQASSEASASPSAPAASTAAEQPQQTEVKLSGSVVVYSAGPEGLANKIKEGFEAKTGVKVEMFQGTTGKILARMEAEKSNPAVDVLVLASLPAMQGLKEEGILMSYPEAANADKLIADWSDKDGQYFSYSASALGIVYNTKLVQTPPASWADLAKPEWNGKVNIPDPSLSGSALDFISGYLSASGDSGWSLFESYKQNGVAMAGANQEALDPVITGAKSVVAAGVDYMAYKAKAAGEPVDIVYPKEGSVISPRPAAIVGTAKNADNAKAFIDYLLSDDAQQMVTGAYLLPGRSDVEAKDRASVDEIPTFNVNWQWMNENSDSVTTKFTQLFK; this comes from the coding sequence ATGAAATTAGCTAAAAAAGGCATGATGCTTGCATTAACCGCATTTATGGGAGTCAGCTTGGCAGGCTGCGGAACAGCAGCAAGCAATGGACAAGCAAGCAGTGAAGCTTCTGCGTCACCTTCGGCGCCAGCCGCTTCTACAGCAGCAGAGCAGCCGCAGCAAACAGAGGTTAAACTGAGCGGCAGCGTAGTCGTATACAGCGCAGGACCAGAAGGGCTTGCGAACAAAATTAAGGAAGGCTTTGAAGCGAAGACCGGGGTGAAGGTCGAAATGTTCCAAGGCACAACGGGCAAAATTTTGGCCCGCATGGAGGCGGAAAAATCGAATCCAGCGGTTGATGTGCTTGTACTGGCGTCGCTTCCGGCGATGCAAGGACTGAAAGAGGAAGGCATATTGATGAGCTACCCGGAAGCGGCTAATGCGGACAAGCTAATTGCCGACTGGTCGGATAAAGACGGACAATATTTCAGCTACAGCGCCTCTGCGCTTGGCATTGTGTATAATACCAAGCTTGTACAGACGCCTCCAGCTTCATGGGCGGATCTGGCTAAGCCGGAGTGGAATGGCAAGGTCAACATTCCAGATCCATCCTTGTCCGGCTCGGCACTTGATTTTATTTCCGGCTATTTGAGCGCATCGGGCGATAGCGGCTGGTCGTTATTCGAAAGCTACAAGCAAAACGGCGTAGCGATGGCGGGCGCGAATCAAGAGGCGCTTGATCCAGTCATTACAGGAGCGAAATCCGTTGTAGCTGCCGGCGTCGATTACATGGCATACAAAGCGAAAGCGGCTGGCGAGCCGGTGGATATTGTTTATCCAAAAGAGGGCAGCGTCATTAGCCCGCGTCCGGCTGCTATTGTCGGCACGGCCAAAAACGCCGACAATGCTAAAGCTTTTATCGATTATCTGCTTTCCGATGATGCTCAGCAAATGGTTACTGGCGCATATTTGCTCCCAGGCCGCTCGGATGTGGAAGCGAAGGATCGCGCAAGTGTGGACGAAATTCCTACCTTCAACGTGAACTGGCAGTGGATGAACGAAAATAGCGACAGCGTAACGACGAAGTTTACCCAATTGTTTAAATAA
- a CDS encoding YIP1 family protein produces MMQRGNWKYWFRVWIHPRQTVRHFLKHPGPFWPLVVIALFSGIFQFLDTGADNEWGNHIYLGLILLLAVLVGAPLGIGGLFLSGVLYKWVGSWFGGTATRHQMYIAFARGVLAPSVLIGLLWIPQFVLLGRGSFTDTLVYSGGLASGLDLPGGVLMALSLLFAIIKIILSIWVFIIMLHAVGEAHQFSAWRALGVSLIITFALFVLILILVLPFLVIGIIAN; encoded by the coding sequence ATGATGCAGCGAGGAAATTGGAAATATTGGTTTCGCGTATGGATTCATCCCCGTCAGACGGTTAGGCATTTTCTCAAACATCCGGGACCATTCTGGCCGCTTGTTGTAATAGCTTTATTCAGCGGCATCTTTCAGTTTTTGGATACCGGCGCGGATAATGAGTGGGGTAATCATATTTATTTGGGCTTGATATTGCTGCTGGCGGTTTTAGTTGGCGCACCGCTTGGAATCGGGGGGTTATTTTTATCCGGCGTTTTGTATAAATGGGTGGGCTCATGGTTCGGCGGCACTGCCACCAGGCATCAGATGTACATTGCATTTGCCCGTGGCGTTTTGGCGCCTTCCGTATTAATCGGGCTGCTTTGGATTCCGCAGTTTGTGCTATTAGGAAGAGGCAGCTTTACCGATACGCTTGTATATTCGGGTGGACTGGCCTCAGGGCTTGACCTTCCAGGCGGCGTGCTGATGGCTCTTAGCCTGCTGTTCGCTATTATCAAAATTATCTTGAGCATATGGGTGTTCATTATTATGCTGCATGCGGTCGGCGAGGCCCATCAGTTTTCCGCTTGGCGCGCACTTGGCGTTTCATTAATTATTACGTTCGCCTTATTTGTACTTATTTTGATTCTTGTATTGCCTTTTTTAGTCATTGGCATAATCGCAAATTAG
- a CDS encoding ribonuclease J has translation MYAVQYANDIIVIDCGSKFPDEELLGIDIIVPDISYLIENKDKVRALLITHGHEDHIGGLPYILKQLSLPVYASRLTMGLIEGKLKEAGLLGATERHLIHAESELKFGTLTASFFRTNHSIPDSLGVVLDTPEGVVVHTGDFKFDQTPVNDHHADLHRMAEIGRKGVLALLSESTNAERPGFTPSERNVGANFIDAFRKAERRVIVSTFASNVYRLQQVIDAGVATNRKLAIIGRSMVNMITIASELGYLNIPDGMLIETNEVNRYADNQVVILCTGSQGEPMSALTRMARSNHRQIEILEGDTVIISATPIPGNERSIGRTVDELFRLGANVIYGQGAATGMHVSGHASQEELKLMLHLMAPKYFIPIHGEYRMQLHHKKLAEAVGVAKENIFLVDNGEVVEIANGQARKAGKVSSGNTYIDGLGIGDVGNIVLRDRKHLSQDGILVVVVTISKQDKTIKSGPDIISRGFVYVRESEGLLDEAGRIVSRTITKSISDNVNQWTTLKSNVKDALGRFLYEQTKRKPMILPIIMEV, from the coding sequence ATGTACGCAGTACAATACGCTAACGATATTATTGTCATTGATTGCGGTTCCAAGTTTCCCGATGAAGAGCTGCTGGGCATCGATATTATCGTGCCGGACATTTCTTATCTAATCGAGAACAAGGACAAGGTCAGAGCGCTGCTTATTACGCATGGCCACGAAGACCACATCGGTGGATTACCTTATATTTTGAAGCAGCTTAGCCTGCCTGTCTACGCAAGTCGTCTGACAATGGGACTGATCGAAGGCAAGCTGAAGGAAGCTGGCCTGCTGGGCGCAACGGAAAGACATCTGATTCATGCGGAATCCGAGCTTAAATTCGGGACGCTAACTGCAAGCTTTTTCCGTACGAACCACAGCATTCCGGATTCCCTCGGTGTTGTACTGGATACGCCTGAAGGTGTCGTAGTACACACAGGCGACTTCAAGTTTGATCAGACGCCGGTTAATGATCACCATGCTGATCTTCACCGCATGGCTGAAATTGGCCGCAAGGGCGTGCTGGCGCTTCTATCGGAGAGTACAAATGCAGAGCGTCCGGGCTTTACGCCTTCGGAAAGAAACGTCGGAGCGAACTTCATAGACGCTTTCCGCAAAGCAGAGCGCCGTGTTATCGTATCGACGTTCGCATCGAACGTATACCGTTTGCAGCAAGTTATCGACGCGGGTGTCGCGACGAACCGCAAGCTGGCGATTATTGGCCGCAGCATGGTCAATATGATTACGATTGCTTCTGAGCTAGGCTATTTGAATATTCCAGACGGGATGCTTATTGAAACGAATGAAGTGAACCGTTATGCTGACAATCAGGTCGTCATTTTGTGCACGGGCAGCCAAGGCGAGCCGATGTCGGCGCTTACGCGCATGGCGCGTTCCAATCACCGCCAGATTGAAATTCTGGAAGGAGATACGGTCATCATTTCCGCTACGCCGATTCCAGGCAACGAGCGGAGCATTGGCCGTACTGTAGACGAGCTGTTCCGCCTTGGCGCGAACGTGATCTACGGTCAGGGCGCTGCTACCGGCATGCACGTATCCGGCCATGCCAGCCAAGAAGAGCTGAAGCTGATGCTTCACCTGATGGCTCCGAAATATTTTATTCCGATTCACGGCGAATACCGGATGCAGCTTCACCACAAGAAGCTTGCTGAAGCAGTAGGCGTTGCGAAGGAAAATATTTTCCTTGTCGATAACGGCGAGGTGGTCGAGATTGCGAATGGCCAAGCACGCAAAGCGGGCAAAGTTTCGTCCGGCAATACGTATATCGATGGCCTAGGTATTGGCGATGTCGGCAATATTGTATTGCGCGATCGCAAGCATTTGTCGCAGGACGGCATTCTCGTTGTCGTAGTAACGATCAGCAAGCAGGACAAAACGATTAAATCAGGTCCGGATATTATTTCGCGCGGTTTCGTCTATGTACGTGAATCGGAAGGTCTGCTCGACGAAGCAGGCCGCATCGTATCCCGCACCATTACTAAATCAATTAGCGATAATGTCAACCAATGGACAACGCTAAAATCTAATGTAAAAGACGCGCTCGGACGATTCTTATATGAGCAAACGAAAAGAAAGCCGATGATTCTTCCGATCATCATGGAAGTATAA
- a CDS encoding LysR substrate-binding domain-containing protein translates to MNLLKLKIIELLDKHKKITPVAHELDLKQPTITYHMKSLEQEMGVKLFEARADKMLLTAPGKALLHYAVRINKLAQEAERVVMEYGSLARGKLTIGASYVPATYVLPEVLSDFSKHHPGIEISVLVKPAPIIKEKLWNHDIHLGLISSEPFEQPSLSTHSICEDELVVIFAPNHHLAAYETLNPGLIATANFVLHGEQSSTREMTTRWLNNHRIDLIGPIELDSIEAIKQTVQQGGHIAFISELSVQEEVRKGQLLMRKIPNTRFQRSIYCCYNKDRYDSRLTEQFIDTLHRSFKNSPAPSINYWKN, encoded by the coding sequence GTGAATTTATTGAAGCTGAAAATTATTGAGCTGCTCGACAAGCATAAGAAAATTACCCCTGTTGCCCACGAGCTGGATCTCAAGCAGCCGACCATTACCTATCATATGAAAAGCCTGGAGCAGGAAATGGGCGTCAAGCTGTTCGAGGCGCGGGCGGATAAAATGCTGCTGACCGCTCCCGGCAAGGCGCTGCTTCATTATGCGGTGCGCATCAATAAGCTGGCGCAGGAAGCCGAGCGTGTCGTTATGGAATATGGCAGCCTGGCCCGCGGAAAGCTGACCATTGGAGCGAGCTACGTCCCGGCCACCTATGTGCTGCCGGAGGTGCTGAGCGATTTTTCCAAACATCATCCGGGCATTGAAATTTCCGTGCTGGTGAAGCCAGCGCCTATTATTAAGGAAAAGCTGTGGAACCATGACATCCATCTTGGCCTTATCTCCTCCGAGCCGTTCGAGCAGCCCTCCTTGTCCACCCATAGCATTTGCGAAGATGAGCTGGTCGTTATTTTTGCTCCTAATCATCATCTCGCAGCCTATGAGACGCTTAATCCGGGGCTTATTGCTACAGCCAACTTTGTGCTGCATGGCGAGCAGTCCAGTACACGGGAAATGACGACGAGATGGCTGAACAATCACCGCATTGACCTCATCGGGCCGATTGAGCTTGATTCGATTGAAGCCATCAAGCAGACGGTGCAGCAGGGCGGACATATTGCTTTTATTTCGGAGCTTTCCGTACAGGAGGAAGTTCGAAAGGGACAGCTGCTTATGCGCAAAATTCCCAATACCCGCTTTCAGCGCTCGATTTATTGCTGCTATAACAAGGATCGCTATGACTCCCGGCTAACCGAACAATTTATTGATACCCTCCATAGAAGCTTTAAAAATTCTCCGGCTCCATCCATTAATTATTGGAAAAATTAA
- the hisC gene encoding histidinol-phosphate transaminase, which produces MSKFWSPLAASLVPYVPGEQPKDKQYIKLNTNENPYPPSPKVIEAIQAAANEDLRLYPDPTSGALVQSLAAYFKVSPSQVFVGNGSDEVLAFAFAAFFDPAKPVLFADITYSFYKVYAEFYGLQADLIPLDEQFRMPLEQFNTRENGGIVIPNPNAPTAMLVPVDEFRSILEHNRDQVVIIDEAYIDFGGESAVKLVADYPNVLVIQTLSKSRSLAGLRVGWAIGSEELIDGLNRVKNSFNSYTIDRLALAGAVAAIEDDAYFHEITAKVNQTRDQTAVRLRELGFAVTDSTANFLFISHPDQAAEHLFQKLREQGVLVRYFKQPRIDHYLRVSIGTDEEMDVFLNVIADIVKS; this is translated from the coding sequence ATGAGTAAGTTCTGGAGCCCACTTGCGGCATCGTTAGTACCTTATGTGCCGGGCGAACAGCCAAAGGATAAGCAATACATTAAACTCAACACGAATGAAAACCCGTATCCGCCTTCACCGAAGGTAATCGAGGCGATCCAAGCGGCGGCTAATGAGGATTTGCGCTTATACCCTGATCCGACAAGCGGAGCGCTGGTGCAGTCGCTGGCTGCTTATTTTAAAGTTTCCCCGAGCCAGGTTTTTGTAGGCAATGGCTCCGATGAGGTGTTGGCGTTTGCTTTCGCAGCATTCTTCGATCCTGCAAAGCCGGTGCTGTTTGCCGATATTACATACAGCTTCTATAAAGTGTATGCCGAGTTTTACGGGCTGCAGGCAGATTTAATTCCACTGGATGAGCAGTTCCGCATGCCGCTGGAGCAATTTAATACGCGTGAAAATGGCGGCATTGTCATTCCAAACCCGAATGCTCCTACAGCGATGCTTGTTCCAGTTGACGAGTTCCGCTCAATCCTTGAGCATAACCGCGACCAAGTCGTCATCATTGATGAAGCTTATATTGATTTTGGCGGCGAATCGGCCGTTAAGCTGGTTGCCGATTATCCGAATGTGCTCGTCATTCAGACGTTATCGAAGTCGCGTTCGCTTGCCGGCTTGCGGGTAGGCTGGGCGATCGGAAGCGAGGAGCTTATCGACGGCCTTAATCGTGTGAAAAATTCATTCAACTCCTATACGATCGACCGCTTAGCGCTTGCAGGTGCTGTTGCCGCTATAGAAGATGATGCTTATTTCCATGAGATTACGGCTAAAGTGAATCAGACTAGGGATCAGACGGCTGTGCGTCTGCGGGAACTCGGCTTTGCCGTGACCGATTCCACAGCCAATTTCCTGTTCATTTCCCACCCTGACCAAGCGGCGGAGCACCTTTTTCAAAAGCTGCGCGAGCAGGGCGTACTCGTTCGGTATTTCAAGCAGCCTCGCATTGACCACTATTTGCGGGTAAGTATTGGTACGGATGAGGAAATGGATGTTTTTCTTAACGTAATCGCTGATATTGTAAAGTCGTAA
- a CDS encoding ABC transporter substrate-binding protein, producing the protein MLRWGKKRFKGKMTALTLVALAVIIALAGCGSQGETAVNTEASDAAATVSPSPAAADEPAAAEQEAETRVLKDEFGEVTVPAHPKRVAAIYLEDYLTALGVTPVVQWYHPSWGTQEYLKLDLPTFDITGNIEALLAYEPDLIILDGWADKTKYDMFSKVAPTYRLPENILQDTKAVMQTVADVLNMKEDSESVLSAYEQKIADAKDKLTQSLGEETVAVVRLNVDDQTLSLFGIKNRYTGFIFSDLGLNPDKWTKEMTDYHQVLSEESIPDIDADQIIIFPSNGAWDSPENAEAIKLLDGNMWQAVPAVKAGHVHRVERSHWQSGAVTANSMKIDDILKMFVK; encoded by the coding sequence ATGTTGCGATGGGGAAAAAAGAGGTTCAAAGGTAAAATGACGGCGCTCACGTTAGTGGCATTAGCCGTTATCATAGCGCTCGCGGGTTGCGGTTCGCAAGGCGAGACAGCTGTTAATACGGAGGCTAGCGATGCAGCGGCTACTGTTAGCCCATCTCCTGCGGCAGCGGATGAGCCGGCAGCTGCCGAGCAGGAAGCGGAAACGCGAGTACTGAAGGACGAGTTTGGCGAGGTGACGGTTCCGGCGCATCCGAAGCGCGTTGCGGCGATTTATTTGGAGGACTATTTGACGGCGCTTGGCGTAACGCCAGTTGTCCAATGGTACCATCCGAGCTGGGGCACACAGGAGTATTTGAAGCTGGATTTGCCAACCTTTGATATAACGGGCAATATCGAGGCACTGCTTGCCTATGAACCGGATCTGATTATTTTAGATGGCTGGGCGGACAAAACCAAATATGACATGTTTTCGAAAGTAGCGCCTACTTACCGCTTGCCAGAAAATATTTTACAGGATACCAAAGCGGTAATGCAGACGGTTGCTGATGTATTGAATATGAAGGAAGATAGTGAAAGCGTACTGAGTGCTTACGAGCAGAAAATTGCCGATGCCAAGGACAAGCTGACCCAATCGCTTGGCGAAGAGACGGTCGCGGTTGTGCGCTTGAATGTCGATGACCAGACGCTCTCCCTGTTCGGAATCAAAAACCGCTATACCGGCTTTATATTCTCCGATCTGGGCTTGAACCCAGATAAGTGGACGAAGGAGATGACCGATTACCACCAGGTGCTTTCGGAAGAAAGCATTCCAGATATCGATGCTGACCAAATTATTATTTTCCCATCGAACGGCGCTTGGGACTCTCCTGAAAATGCGGAGGCCATTAAGCTGCTGGACGGAAACATGTGGCAGGCTGTGCCTGCAGTGAAAGCTGGACATGTGCACCGTGTAGAAAGATCACATTGGCAATCCGGAGCAGTTACAGCTAACTCGATGAAAATTGATGATATTTTGAAAATGTTCGTGAAATAA
- a CDS encoding ABC transporter ATP-binding protein: MGHIVMNHLEKSFGAVQALRPSSLSIAKGSFTTLLGPSGCGKTTLLRMLAGLETPDGGEIHVNGECYYSKVKRINKPAHQRQFGMVFQDFALWPHMTVFENVAFGLRAAGMKAGLQEAVLGALQTVRLGGMEKRYPHQLSGGQQQRVAFARAIVMKPQLVLFDEPLSALDALLRDEMRAELLHLVKEAGVTALYVTHDQTEAMSMSDEVVVLQGGEILQQGTPEQIYSAPEHPFVARFIGKSNWLMKDKWMLRPEHVRFREADAEDHRFEAEVRHASYMGDRYEVELEMQENLGIWTAYSPSRLLVGDKVQVYASPEHVHEVVS; this comes from the coding sequence ATGGGACATATCGTAATGAATCATTTGGAAAAGTCTTTCGGCGCTGTTCAGGCGCTGCGGCCTTCCAGCTTATCGATTGCCAAAGGCAGCTTTACGACGCTGCTCGGCCCGTCAGGCTGTGGCAAAACGACGCTGCTGCGAATGCTTGCAGGACTTGAAACGCCGGATGGCGGCGAGATTCATGTGAATGGAGAGTGCTACTATTCCAAAGTGAAGCGGATTAATAAGCCGGCTCATCAAAGGCAGTTCGGAATGGTTTTTCAAGACTTTGCGCTTTGGCCGCATATGACGGTGTTTGAAAATGTCGCCTTCGGCCTCCGTGCTGCGGGCATGAAGGCTGGACTTCAGGAAGCGGTGCTAGGCGCGCTCCAGACCGTCCGTCTTGGGGGCATGGAGAAGCGTTATCCGCATCAACTGTCGGGCGGACAGCAGCAGCGCGTCGCATTTGCAAGAGCGATCGTTATGAAGCCGCAGCTCGTGCTGTTCGACGAGCCGCTCAGCGCACTGGATGCGCTGCTGCGCGATGAAATGCGGGCGGAGCTGCTCCATCTGGTGAAGGAAGCCGGCGTGACGGCGCTTTACGTCACCCATGACCAGACGGAGGCGATGAGCATGTCGGATGAGGTTGTTGTGCTGCAAGGCGGCGAAATTTTGCAGCAGGGGACGCCGGAGCAAATATACAGCGCCCCGGAGCATCCATTCGTTGCCCGATTCATCGGCAAGTCGAATTGGCTGATGAAGGATAAGTGGATGCTGCGGCCGGAGCATGTACGCTTTCGAGAGGCGGATGCGGAGGACCACCGCTTTGAGGCGGAGGTGCGACATGCCAGCTACATGGGCGACCGCTATGAGGTAGAGCTTGAGATGCAGGAAAATCTGGGCATTTGGACGGCCTACTCTCCGTCGAGGCTGCTCGTTGGCGATAAGGTGCAGGTTTACGCCTCGCCGGAGCATGTGCATGAAGTGGTGTCCTAA